In Anaerotignum faecicola, a genomic segment contains:
- a CDS encoding transporter substrate-binding domain-containing protein, with amino-acid sequence MSLLKKFAAMAMVAVMAVGMTACGGGDDAADTKTYVIATDTTFAPFEFQNDAGEYVGVDMDLLAAIAEDQGFKYDLQYLGFDAAVQALESGQADGVIAGMSITPERQKKFDFSDPYFDSGVVMGIAESNNDIKSYEDLKGKKVAVKRGTEGFDFAESIKDQYGFETVVFDTSDAMCMDVKVGNSVACFEDYPVLGYGITQGNGLKMVTDKEQGSSYGFAVGKGENAELLKMFNTGLANLKENGKYQEILDTYIQE; translated from the coding sequence ATGAGTTTATTAAAGAAATTTGCAGCTATGGCAATGGTAGCAGTAATGGCAGTTGGCATGACAGCATGCGGCGGCGGTGATGATGCTGCGGACACAAAAACATATGTAATCGCAACAGATACAACCTTTGCGCCCTTTGAATTCCAGAATGACGCAGGCGAATATGTAGGCGTTGATATGGATCTGCTGGCTGCAATTGCAGAAGACCAGGGCTTTAAATATGACCTGCAGTATCTGGGCTTTGATGCGGCTGTACAGGCATTGGAATCCGGTCAGGCTGACGGTGTTATCGCAGGTATGTCCATCACACCCGAAAGACAGAAGAAATTCGACTTCTCCGATCCTTATTTCGACAGCGGCGTTGTTATGGGTATCGCAGAATCCAATAACGATATTAAATCCTATGAAGACCTGAAGGGCAAAAAGGTTGCCGTTAAGAGAGGTACAGAGGGCTTTGATTTTGCTGAATCCATTAAGGATCAGTATGGCTTTGAAACAGTTGTATTCGATACCTCCGATGCAATGTGCATGGATGTTAAGGTTGGCAACAGCGTAGCCTGCTTCGAGGACTACCCTGTACTGGGCTATGGCATCACACAGGGCAACGGTCTGAAAATGGTAACAGATAAGGAACAGGGCAGCTCCTACGGCTTTGCAGTTGGCAAGGGCGAAAATGCAGAGCTGCTGAAAATGTTCAACACAGGTCTTGCTAACCTGAAAGAAAATGGCAAATATCAGGAAATTCTGGATACATATATTCAGGAATAA